From a single Maylandia zebra isolate NMK-2024a linkage group LG3, Mzebra_GT3a, whole genome shotgun sequence genomic region:
- the LOC101481648 gene encoding P2Y purinoceptor 14-like, giving the protein MTSSFNQTCDPVVPSLNTFFVLVYSLVFLVGLLLNGFILKFYIGQAQQQVSSSLMVYLKNLTGADFLLCLSLPLRIAHCGSKSFIIRRLYCSFGASAVYVNIYASIIFMCYIAANRYLKIVHPSGTHVLQSLRTAHIISMVTWVCLLAPSVTYAIVFFITQKPLTFTPSHCGALFSVSISLFFKILHTLCTIIFLLVSISLVFFYYSISRRVLQAQQRQLASSNAKKLVKSRRNMLVLVSIFCVCFVPFHLVRLPYAFLWNSCSVVSVLYYLQEAATMVSVFNICLDPVVYFFLCKTFRAQVRRVSRRVDDPNEQANRPEE; this is encoded by the exons ATGACTTCATCTTTCAACCAGACCTGTGATCCAGTTGTCCCATCACTCAACACTTTCTTTGTACTGGTCTACAGTCTGGTGTTTCTG GTAGGTTTACTCCTCAATGGCTTCATCCTAAAGTTTTACATTGGTCAAGCTCAGCAGCAGGTATCCAGCAGCTTGATGGTCTACCTGAAGAACCTGACAGGTGCTGACTTCCTGCTCTGCCTCTCTCTGCCACTGCGCATCGCCCACTGTGGTAGCAAGTCATTCATCATTCGAAGGCTCTACTGCAGCTTTGGAGCTTCTGCTGTCTATGTCAACATTTATGCCAGCATCATATTCATGTGTTATATCGCTGCCAACAG GTATCTGAAGATCGTCCATCCTTCAGGAACTCATGTCCTGCAGTCACTGCGAACTGCACACATCATCTCCATGGTCACCTGGGTTTGTCTCCTGGCTCCATCAGTTACATACGCCATCGTCTTTTTCATCACCCAGAAACCTCTGACGTTTACCCCCAGCCACTGTGGGGCCCTCTTTAGTGTATCGATCAGCCTGTTCTTCAAAATCCTCCACACCCTCTGCACCATCATCTTCCTGTTGGTGTCCATATCCCTGGTCTTCTTTTACTACAGCATCTCCCGCAGGGTGTTGCAGGCACAGCAGAGGCAGCTGGCCTCCTCCAATGCTAAGAAGCTGGTGAAGTCTCGCAGGAACATGTTGGTGCTGGTCAGCATcttctgtgtttgctttgtccCCTTTCACCTGGTTCGACTTCCCTATGCTTTTCTGTGGAACAGCTGCTCTGTTGTTTCAGTGTTGTACTACCTGCAGGAGGCAGCCACCATGGTGTCAGTTTTCAACATCTGTCTGGACcctgttgtttactttttcctctGTAAGACTTTTCGAGCTCAGGTGAGAAGGGTGTCCAGGAGAGTCGATGATCCAAACGAACAAGCAAACAGACCAGAAGAGTGA